In a single window of the Candidatus Krumholzibacteriia bacterium genome:
- a CDS encoding DUF2891 domain-containing protein — MFRTVTTLLLVLSVPAMSATPSFDAASVERFVALALDCVHQEYPNKIAHVMNGPDDVGEPHELTPAFYGCYDWHSSVHGHWLLARAAHRYPDADFAAPARSALERSLTPSNIEAEVAYLRGEGRASFERPYGLAWLLQLANELRAWDDADAQRWARTLEPLEQEAAQRFRDWLPKLTYAIRTGEHSQTAFALGLVHDWAVEASDDDLRELVRRKALAFHADDTVCNLAYEPSGQDFLSPCLAEADLMRRVLDPWAFAAWLDAFLPGIPADGVDAAWLPVAIVSDRSDGKLAHLDGLNLSRAWMLEGIVAGLSDDDPRRSTLRDAAGRHREAGLAAVTGEHYE, encoded by the coding sequence GTGTTCCGTACCGTCACGACCCTTCTCCTCGTCCTGTCCGTTCCGGCCATGAGCGCGACGCCTTCGTTCGACGCCGCCTCGGTCGAGCGTTTCGTCGCGCTGGCCCTGGACTGCGTGCACCAGGAATACCCGAACAAGATCGCCCACGTGATGAACGGCCCCGACGACGTTGGCGAGCCGCACGAGCTCACGCCCGCCTTCTACGGCTGCTACGACTGGCACAGTTCGGTGCACGGGCACTGGCTGCTGGCACGGGCGGCGCATCGGTATCCCGACGCCGACTTCGCCGCGCCCGCCCGTTCGGCGCTGGAGCGGAGCCTGACCCCGTCGAACATCGAGGCCGAAGTCGCCTATCTGCGCGGAGAAGGACGCGCCAGCTTCGAACGTCCCTACGGTCTGGCGTGGCTGCTGCAGTTGGCGAACGAACTGCGTGCGTGGGACGACGCCGACGCGCAACGCTGGGCGCGGACCCTGGAGCCACTCGAGCAGGAAGCGGCGCAACGGTTCCGCGACTGGTTGCCGAAGCTGACCTATGCCATCCGTACCGGTGAGCACAGCCAGACCGCCTTCGCACTCGGACTGGTGCACGACTGGGCCGTGGAAGCCAGCGACGACGATCTTCGCGAGTTGGTGCGCAGGAAGGCACTCGCCTTCCACGCCGACGACACCGTGTGCAACCTGGCCTACGAGCCGTCGGGTCAGGACTTCCTGTCGCCGTGTCTGGCCGAGGCCGACCTGATGCGTCGCGTGCTCGATCCGTGGGCCTTCGCGGCGTGGCTCGATGCCTTCCTTCCGGGCATTCCGGCCGACGGGGTCGATGCGGCCTGGCTGCCCGTCGCGATCGTGAGCGACCGGTCCGACGGTAAGCTCGCGCATCTCGACGGACTGAACCTGAGCCGCGCGTGGATGCTCGAGGGGATCGTGGCGGGGCTGTCGGACGACGATCCACGGCGGTCGACGTTGCGGGACGCGGCCGGTCGGCACCGAGAGGCCGGGCTGGCCGCGGTGACGGGTGAGCACTACGAGG